The following proteins come from a genomic window of Candidatus Krumholzibacteriia bacterium:
- a CDS encoding cob(I)yrinic acid a,c-diamide adenosyltransferase, whose product MKIYTKNGDKGETGLSDGMRVAKDDLRVEAYGTVDELNATIGEARSLEMEDSLGEILLRIQGDLFALGSELASSDSDKAPARLDPHAVLALESWIDLAQAELPPLRNFILPGGSPAACVLHRARTQCRRAERRVVSLSREAKTDGTSLVYLNRLSDLLFVAARLSNEISGTKEDPWTP is encoded by the coding sequence ATGAAAATCTATACGAAGAATGGCGACAAGGGCGAAACCGGACTGAGCGACGGGATGCGTGTGGCCAAGGATGACCTTCGGGTGGAAGCCTATGGAACGGTCGATGAGTTGAACGCCACGATCGGGGAGGCTCGCAGCCTGGAAATGGAAGATTCGCTGGGTGAGATCCTCTTGCGAATCCAGGGAGATCTGTTTGCCCTGGGCAGTGAGCTTGCGTCTTCGGACTCTGACAAGGCTCCCGCACGCCTGGATCCTCATGCCGTCCTTGCTCTGGAGAGCTGGATTGATTTGGCCCAGGCGGAACTCCCACCCCTTCGCAATTTCATCCTGCCGGGAGGATCGCCGGCCGCCTGCGTACTGCATCGAGCGAGGACGCAGTGCCGAAGGGCAGAGCGCCGCGTGGTGAGCCTGTCCCGGGAAGCAAAAACGGACGGGACTTCCCTAGTCTACCTGAACCGACTCTCCGACCTTCTCTTCGTAGCCGCAAGGCTTTCCAATGAAATAAGCGGGACGAAGGAAGACCCCTGGACTCCCTGA
- the tilS gene encoding tRNA lysidine(34) synthetase TilS: MAYSLLKRFHPNLPKEETLLLACSGGGDSVALACLLHEAGYPKLTLCHLDHGWREGSAAEADFVRALAEDLRADFLSAKLELPGKGNREAESREARYRFLRKAAEERGIRFVLTGHHGEDRAESLWLWFLRGSGFRGLATLPGSRKLSEKVTLHRPLLPFKRDELRDYLRESGRSWLEDPANEDIALRRNLLRRRILPFLQEETGVDPLKPAQRTARQAERIVRFLDAELEAGRGPKIRSLGKGRVLDRRTLASAPEALSAWLLARELGELGESSDEAIERLLESNRSDFTGRTLELPGKLEAKFTADEIFLACEPEAAIPLGELPEEGLKVPREGSLELGNWKLHVREEAGRAELPGDHLSLVLDSGNLSWPLRLMNPLPQMKVQPLGFHGHRKLSDFLMDRKLARELRSRTIVLLDAEDRLLWVSGLGRSEKSSVNEETKSSLCLDWKPASP, encoded by the coding sequence ATGGCTTACTCCCTGCTGAAACGCTTTCATCCGAATCTTCCGAAAGAGGAAACCCTGCTTCTGGCCTGCTCGGGAGGCGGAGATTCGGTGGCTCTGGCCTGCTTGCTCCATGAGGCGGGCTATCCCAAGCTGACACTCTGCCATCTGGATCACGGATGGAGAGAGGGCTCTGCTGCCGAGGCCGACTTCGTTCGCGCTCTGGCCGAGGATCTGCGTGCGGACTTCCTGTCCGCAAAACTGGAGCTCCCCGGCAAGGGAAACCGTGAGGCGGAGTCCCGTGAGGCCCGCTACCGTTTCCTGCGGAAGGCTGCGGAAGAGCGGGGGATTCGTTTTGTCCTCACCGGTCATCATGGCGAAGATCGTGCGGAGAGCCTCTGGCTCTGGTTCCTTCGGGGCAGCGGTTTTCGTGGACTGGCCACCTTGCCTGGATCCAGAAAGCTCTCCGAAAAAGTCACCCTCCACCGCCCCCTGCTTCCTTTCAAGCGCGATGAACTACGGGACTATCTGCGCGAAAGCGGCCGAAGCTGGCTGGAGGATCCTGCAAACGAGGACATCGCCCTGCGAAGAAACCTGCTCCGGCGACGGATTCTGCCCTTCCTGCAGGAGGAAACCGGGGTGGATCCACTGAAACCGGCCCAACGAACCGCTCGGCAGGCCGAAAGAATCGTCCGCTTCCTGGATGCAGAACTTGAGGCCGGGCGCGGGCCGAAGATCCGGAGCCTGGGGAAGGGTCGGGTTCTCGATCGACGAACACTGGCCTCCGCTCCCGAAGCCCTCTCGGCCTGGCTTCTGGCCCGTGAACTGGGAGAGCTGGGGGAAAGCAGCGACGAGGCGATTGAGAGGCTTCTCGAGTCCAACCGCAGTGACTTCACGGGTCGCACACTGGAACTGCCCGGGAAACTGGAAGCGAAGTTCACGGCCGATGAGATCTTTCTCGCCTGCGAGCCGGAGGCCGCCATCCCCCTTGGCGAACTCCCCGAAGAAGGCCTGAAGGTCCCTCGGGAGGGGAGTCTGGAACTGGGAAACTGGAAGCTTCATGTCCGGGAAGAAGCAGGTAGGGCCGAACTTCCCGGGGATCACCTGTCCCTGGTCCTTGATTCCGGCAACCTGAGCTGGCCACTACGCCTGATGAACCCTCTGCCGCAAATGAAGGTTCAGCCTCTCGGTTTCCATGGACACCGGAAACTCTCGGACTTTCTCATGGACCGGAAGCTGGCCAGGGAACTTCGAAGCCGCACGATTGTCCTTCTGGATGCCGAAGACCGGCTCCTCTGGGTTAGTGGACTGGGACGAAGTGAGAAATCATCCGTGAATGAAGAGACAAAATCCTCCCTTTGTCTGGACTGGAAGCCCGCTTCTCCCTAA
- the hpt gene encoding hypoxanthine phosphoribosyltransferase: MPQAVAVMTHSGYRFARVLITEDQLREKVQEMGEELARDYEGKRPLLVGILKGSYVFMADLTRALQIPHEIDFMIVKSYEGTESSGTVRILEDLHQDIEDRHVILVEDIVDSGLTLQYMRRHLEMRKPASLEVVSLLDKVEARKVDVVVERVGFSISNEFVVGYGLDYNQLYRNLPFLAVLDPSLI; this comes from the coding sequence ATGCCTCAGGCGGTAGCTGTCATGACTCACTCCGGGTACAGGTTTGCGCGCGTTCTGATCACCGAAGACCAACTCCGGGAGAAAGTTCAGGAGATGGGAGAGGAACTGGCCCGGGACTATGAGGGCAAGCGCCCTCTACTGGTCGGCATCCTCAAGGGTTCCTATGTCTTCATGGCCGACCTGACCCGCGCCCTGCAGATTCCGCACGAGATCGACTTCATGATCGTGAAGAGCTATGAGGGAACCGAATCCTCGGGGACGGTTCGCATTCTGGAGGACCTGCATCAGGACATCGAAGACCGCCATGTGATTCTTGTGGAAGACATTGTGGATTCGGGTCTTACTCTCCAGTACATGCGCAGGCATCTCGAAATGCGAAAGCCCGCAAGCCTTGAGGTCGTCAGCCTTCTCGACAAGGTGGAGGCCCGAAAGGTGGATGTAGTGGTCGAGCGGGTCGGCTTTTCCATCAGCAACGAATTCGTGGTGGGTTACGGCCTGGACTACAATCAGCTGTACCGGAACCTGCCTTTTCTCGCGGTCCTGGACCCGAGTCTGATCTGA
- the ftsH gene encoding ATP-dependent zinc metalloprotease FtsH: MSEPNKGQGPKGGVPRPTRTLGFWFIMVILMILAYQFSSVGRGSEYPVSYSAFMKQLERDNLQSVLFDGSRIRGSFRESIDLERKGKDPIETKNFRLTLPFDSPDLLETIRLHSSDEMPIQIETREPGFRWGTMLLAWGPILLLILLWFFFIRQMQGGSNRAFSFGKSRAKLVGGDKPVITFEDVAGVEEAKVELLEIVEFLSDPKKFQKMGARIPRGVLLVGPPGTGKTLLAKAVAGEARVPFFQMSGSDFVEMFVGVGASRVRDLFEQGKKNAPCIIFVDELDAVGRQRGAGLGGGHDEREQTLNQLLVEMDGFDTSEGVILLAATNRPDVLDPALLRPGRFDRQVVVDMPDVKGREGILKVHLRKIPLLAEDVDVEVLAKSTPGLSGADLANIVNEGALLAARRNHDRVYMSDMEDAKDKVLLGPERKSRVIQEETRRIIAYHEAGHAIAGMMLPRAETLHKVTIIARGSAEGVTYFLPKEDSTFLRDKDYLLDNITMALGGLCAEKLIFKQMTNGASGDIRHITQVARQMITQWGMSDPLGPISYGENQDTVFLGRSFSQSRNFSEHTAQVIDEEVRKLVESCEARCAQILSENEEGLHRLVEALLERETLSGEEARALLEGEELAPFDREALEESRRVERDMAMSTTEKVDAVLEMADQLEGEEKEDPLSDGDPESGEEAPPDGKTDGKKPGPSLDLFDDEG, translated from the coding sequence ATGAGCGAACCCAACAAAGGACAAGGGCCCAAGGGAGGCGTTCCCCGCCCCACGAGAACTCTCGGTTTCTGGTTCATCATGGTAATTCTGATGATCCTGGCCTACCAGTTTTCCTCCGTCGGCCGAGGGTCGGAATATCCGGTTTCCTATTCTGCCTTCATGAAACAGTTGGAGAGGGACAACCTCCAGTCCGTGCTTTTTGACGGAAGCCGGATCCGGGGCAGTTTCCGGGAGTCGATTGACCTCGAGCGCAAGGGCAAGGATCCCATTGAAACGAAGAACTTCCGGCTGACTCTTCCCTTCGACTCTCCGGATCTTCTGGAAACCATTCGCCTGCACAGCAGTGATGAAATGCCCATCCAGATCGAAACCCGCGAGCCGGGTTTCCGCTGGGGCACGATGCTCCTGGCCTGGGGACCTATCCTGCTTCTGATCCTTCTCTGGTTCTTCTTTATCCGACAGATGCAGGGAGGAAGCAATCGCGCCTTCAGCTTTGGGAAGAGCCGCGCCAAGCTGGTGGGAGGCGACAAACCGGTCATCACCTTTGAGGATGTCGCCGGAGTGGAAGAGGCAAAGGTCGAACTGCTGGAAATCGTGGAGTTCCTCAGCGACCCGAAGAAGTTCCAGAAAATGGGCGCCCGCATTCCCCGGGGAGTTCTTCTGGTCGGCCCTCCCGGAACCGGCAAGACCTTGCTCGCCAAGGCTGTGGCCGGCGAAGCCCGCGTTCCCTTTTTCCAGATGAGTGGTTCGGACTTCGTGGAGATGTTTGTGGGCGTAGGTGCCAGCCGCGTGCGCGACCTCTTTGAGCAGGGCAAGAAGAATGCACCCTGCATCATCTTCGTGGACGAACTGGATGCCGTGGGCCGTCAGCGCGGTGCCGGACTCGGAGGCGGACATGATGAGAGAGAACAGACCCTGAACCAGCTTCTGGTCGAGATGGACGGCTTCGATACCAGTGAAGGTGTGATTCTGCTGGCCGCGACCAACCGGCCCGATGTACTCGACCCCGCTCTTCTTCGCCCCGGTCGCTTTGACCGGCAGGTCGTCGTGGATATGCCCGATGTAAAGGGGCGCGAAGGAATCCTGAAGGTTCACCTTCGCAAAATCCCGCTTCTCGCAGAAGATGTCGATGTAGAGGTGCTGGCCAAGAGCACGCCGGGACTCAGCGGCGCAGACCTGGCGAACATTGTCAATGAAGGCGCGCTGCTGGCCGCAAGACGTAACCATGACCGTGTCTACATGAGCGACATGGAAGACGCCAAGGACAAGGTTCTTCTCGGTCCGGAGCGAAAGAGCCGTGTCATCCAGGAGGAGACCCGGCGCATCATCGCCTACCACGAGGCCGGGCACGCCATTGCCGGGATGATGCTCCCCCGCGCAGAAACCCTGCACAAGGTGACGATCATCGCTCGCGGAAGCGCCGAAGGTGTGACCTACTTCCTTCCGAAGGAAGACAGCACCTTCCTGCGTGACAAGGACTACCTGCTCGACAACATCACCATGGCTCTGGGCGGACTTTGCGCCGAGAAACTCATCTTCAAGCAGATGACCAATGGCGCCTCGGGTGACATTCGTCATATCACCCAGGTGGCTCGCCAGATGATCACGCAGTGGGGTATGAGCGACCCTCTCGGTCCCATCTCTTACGGTGAAAACCAGGACACGGTTTTCCTGGGAAGGTCCTTCAGCCAGTCTCGCAACTTCAGTGAGCACACAGCCCAGGTGATTGACGAAGAGGTTCGCAAGCTCGTGGAAAGCTGCGAGGCACGGTGCGCGCAAATCCTCTCGGAGAATGAGGAAGGATTGCATCGACTCGTCGAAGCGCTTCTGGAAAGGGAAACCCTTAGCGGCGAGGAAGCCCGCGCACTGTTGGAGGGCGAGGAACTCGCGCCCTTCGACCGGGAAGCTCTGGAGGAGAGTCGGCGCGTGGAGCGCGACATGGCCATGAGCACCACGGAAAAGGTGGATGCCGTTCTGGAAATGGCCGACCAACTGGAAGGCGAGGAAAAGGAAGATCCCCTCTCCGATGGGGATCCGGAATCCGGGGAAGAAGCCCCCCCGGACGGCAAGACGGACGGCAAAAAACCCGGCCCTTCGCTGGACCTTTTCGACGACGAGGGTTGA
- the folP gene encoding dihydropteroate synthase, with protein MNSPREIRARGQELAQLLRSSGADTAGAAYMHRKADALVIRLDDIKAPAANILKQEMLALGGECSNHREVILGRPERVSVHLIANENTLRELPRKLARQPFGLKALADSVVSLLDTLRRSSWEISLPEGSLAFGESPLLMGVLNCTPDSFSDGGNFEDPQVAFDRGRQMLAEGASILDIGGESSRPGAEEISAEEEIRRVLPVIRSLRKEAGALISIDTRKVEVAEAAIAEGAVMLNDISALADPRMAALVAESGVAVVLMHMQGSPETMQTAPGYEDCLDEVYRFLEDRVVEAEKVGIDPGKILVDPGLGFGKRLEDNTELLRRLGEFHSLGFPLLIGASRKSFLGALMKEEDPERRLEGSLAALAKAAECEVQVLRVHDVRESARFLNAWNPLCRASNPLSSGKETTA; from the coding sequence ATGAACTCCCCGCGCGAAATCCGGGCAAGGGGACAGGAACTCGCCCAGCTTCTCCGCTCCTCCGGCGCAGACACTGCGGGAGCGGCCTATATGCATCGGAAGGCCGATGCCCTGGTCATTCGCCTGGACGACATCAAGGCCCCGGCAGCCAATATCCTGAAGCAGGAAATGCTCGCCCTCGGCGGAGAATGCTCGAATCACCGGGAAGTGATTCTGGGCCGCCCCGAGCGAGTGTCCGTCCATTTGATCGCCAATGAAAACACCTTGCGGGAGCTTCCCCGGAAATTGGCCCGCCAACCCTTCGGCCTGAAAGCTCTGGCGGACTCCGTCGTTTCCCTGCTGGACACTCTTCGCCGAAGCTCCTGGGAAATCTCGCTTCCGGAAGGAAGTCTGGCATTCGGGGAATCGCCTCTGCTCATGGGTGTTCTCAACTGCACTCCGGACAGCTTTTCCGACGGGGGAAACTTTGAAGACCCTCAGGTGGCCTTCGACAGAGGCAGGCAGATGCTCGCCGAAGGAGCAAGCATTCTGGACATCGGAGGGGAGTCCAGTCGCCCGGGTGCCGAAGAGATCAGCGCGGAAGAGGAAATCAGAAGAGTGCTTCCGGTGATTCGCTCACTCCGCAAAGAGGCCGGGGCACTGATCTCCATCGACACGCGGAAGGTCGAAGTCGCAGAAGCTGCCATTGCAGAAGGCGCCGTGATGCTCAACGACATCTCCGCCCTCGCCGACCCCCGCATGGCCGCTCTTGTGGCGGAAAGCGGCGTGGCTGTGGTTCTCATGCACATGCAGGGCAGCCCTGAAACCATGCAAACTGCGCCCGGCTATGAGGATTGTCTGGACGAGGTCTACCGTTTTCTGGAAGATCGGGTTGTGGAAGCAGAAAAGGTCGGCATTGACCCGGGCAAGATTCTGGTCGACCCCGGCCTTGGCTTCGGAAAGCGTTTGGAGGACAACACGGAACTCCTCCGGAGGCTGGGTGAGTTTCACTCTCTCGGTTTCCCCCTTCTGATCGGTGCAAGCAGAAAGAGTTTTCTGGGTGCCCTCATGAAGGAAGAAGATCCGGAAAGACGCCTGGAGGGAAGTCTGGCCGCTCTGGCGAAGGCGGCAGAGTGCGAAGTACAGGTTTTGCGGGTGCATGATGTTCGCGAGAGTGCCCGTTTTCTGAATGCCTGGAACCCGCTTTGCCGAGCCAGCAATCCCCTCTCTAGCGGGAAGGAGACCACAGCATGA
- the cdaA gene encoding diadenylate cyclase CdaA, with the protein MKLVVLILINLLDILIMSFLIYRLFIVVRKTRAEMMLNGFIVIFMAGYIASLIGLDTFSWVIERFLTVWVIAFIVLFQHELRSALAQLGRNRIVARFLKVDSDQGYLQEILRATGDLKRSGLGALIILERETGLRNYAENGVALDARVSAELIETIFTPPSPLHDGAVILRGDQAVAARVILPLSETGRIEKLGTRHRAALGISEVSDALVIVVSEESRKVSLCENGQIQQDLEITELRKLLVQKLISSVEEEEK; encoded by the coding sequence ATGAAACTGGTCGTGCTTATCCTCATCAACCTTCTCGACATCCTCATCATGTCCTTTCTCATTTACCGCCTTTTCATTGTGGTGAGAAAGACCCGCGCCGAAATGATGCTTAACGGCTTCATTGTCATCTTCATGGCCGGTTACATCGCCAGCCTGATTGGTCTGGACACCTTCAGTTGGGTGATCGAGAGGTTCTTGACGGTCTGGGTAATCGCCTTCATCGTTCTTTTCCAGCATGAGCTTCGATCGGCTCTCGCACAGTTGGGACGCAATCGAATAGTAGCCCGGTTTCTGAAGGTGGACAGCGATCAAGGCTATCTGCAGGAAATCCTTCGCGCCACCGGCGACCTGAAACGCTCCGGCCTGGGAGCGCTCATCATTCTGGAACGGGAAACCGGGCTCCGGAATTATGCCGAGAACGGGGTGGCTCTTGATGCAAGAGTATCGGCAGAGTTGATCGAGACCATCTTCACGCCACCCTCTCCCCTGCATGACGGGGCCGTGATTCTCCGCGGCGATCAGGCGGTGGCCGCCCGGGTGATTCTGCCTCTTTCGGAAACCGGCAGAATCGAAAAACTGGGAACCCGCCACCGAGCCGCGCTCGGGATCAGTGAGGTCTCCGATGCTCTGGTGATCGTGGTCAGCGAAGAGAGCCGGAAGGTGAGTCTTTGTGAAAACGGCCAGATTCAACAGGATCTGGAAATTACCGAACTTCGCAAGCTGCTGGTCCAGAAGCTGATCAGCTCTGTGGAAGAGGAAGAGAAATAG
- a CDS encoding kelch repeat-containing protein produces the protein MTLKSASALMIILSLFFLTSCENRVVEPETHVWTPASLGGTVNDSLLFLSVYLGDPDEVARFSWDFNSDGIFDRVVMNNGWGIDTLEIYTSYGNPGSYVATLQVTTDTNQLYRRTSEVLITDQLPLLSITAPSQIACGDTLFLSGTVIDDAGSSVWWDLDNNGSPDLFESYSDTATLEATHRPEGPGMRPLAFGASDNDYHVVEEVVDLVVGLEPEWVETDSTFAFSPMTDGRWAHASVTWDDRIYVFGGRSLNIYSDSTITYYSTEIYDPLSDTWAAGANMPTARWLCRAETIGDKIYVIGGYLPDGSVFRGAEAYDPLSDTWAPASEFGEMDMAKIGFSMSESFASGQEGKIALFGGSVAGSVNDTTLVFDPASGNWNRDLGSFIRTPRSRMSSLLADGKIWTMGGIEDASLVSEVAEYSPFDGRWIGSPDLLTPRFDAAIVLHGRHIYLLGGRGSSGQVLDSVEIFDLDTDQWHEGPRLPVARSGASAHAIGERIYLVGGHGPDSETGSRDVHSLIPWRCED, from the coding sequence ATGACGCTCAAATCTGCTTCTGCACTGATGATCATTCTGTCTCTCTTCTTTCTCACCTCCTGTGAAAACCGGGTCGTGGAACCGGAAACCCATGTCTGGACACCGGCTTCCCTGGGTGGAACCGTGAATGATTCCCTGCTCTTTCTGAGCGTCTATCTTGGCGACCCGGATGAGGTGGCCCGCTTCTCCTGGGACTTCAATTCCGATGGCATCTTTGATCGCGTCGTCATGAACAATGGCTGGGGAATCGACACCCTGGAGATTTACACCTCCTACGGAAACCCCGGCTCCTATGTGGCCACACTGCAGGTCACCACGGACACAAATCAGCTCTACCGCAGAACTAGCGAAGTGCTGATCACCGATCAGCTTCCCCTCCTTAGCATCACAGCTCCCTCCCAGATCGCCTGCGGAGATACGCTCTTTCTCAGCGGCACAGTGATCGATGACGCCGGCTCCTCGGTCTGGTGGGATCTGGATAATAACGGAAGCCCCGACCTCTTTGAGTCCTACTCGGACACGGCCACGCTGGAAGCCACTCATCGGCCCGAAGGCCCAGGCATGCGTCCCCTGGCCTTTGGCGCCAGCGACAACGATTATCATGTGGTCGAAGAGGTCGTCGATCTGGTGGTGGGTCTCGAGCCGGAGTGGGTGGAAACCGACAGCACCTTCGCCTTTAGCCCGATGACCGATGGGCGTTGGGCTCATGCCTCGGTCACCTGGGATGACAGGATCTATGTCTTCGGCGGAAGAAGCCTGAACATCTACAGCGACTCGACGATCACCTACTACAGTACGGAAATCTACGACCCGCTCAGCGACACCTGGGCCGCCGGAGCCAATATGCCCACGGCCCGCTGGCTTTGCCGGGCTGAGACCATTGGGGACAAGATCTATGTCATCGGCGGCTACCTTCCGGATGGAAGCGTCTTCCGGGGAGCCGAGGCCTACGACCCGCTCAGCGACACCTGGGCTCCCGCCTCCGAATTCGGAGAGATGGACATGGCCAAGATCGGTTTCTCCATGAGCGAGAGTTTCGCCAGCGGGCAGGAAGGGAAGATCGCCCTCTTTGGCGGCAGTGTCGCAGGAAGCGTGAATGACACCACGCTGGTCTTCGACCCAGCAAGCGGCAACTGGAACCGCGATCTCGGAAGCTTCATCCGCACTCCCCGAAGCCGCATGAGTTCCCTGCTGGCCGACGGGAAGATCTGGACCATGGGAGGAATCGAGGATGCCTCTCTGGTCTCCGAAGTTGCCGAGTACAGCCCCTTTGACGGCCGCTGGATCGGAAGCCCCGATCTTCTCACGCCCCGTTTCGATGCAGCAATCGTTCTCCACGGGCGACACATCTACCTTCTCGGGGGAAGAGGATCCTCGGGGCAAGTACTCGACTCGGTGGAGATTTTTGATCTGGATACCGATCAGTGGCACGAGGGGCCCCGTCTCCCGGTAGCGCGGAGCGGCGCCAGCGCGCACGCGATTGGCGAGCGGATCTACCTCGTCGGGGGACATGGCCCCGACAGCGAGACCGGAAGCAGGGATGTACATTCCCTCATTCCCTGGCGATGTGAAGACTGA
- a CDS encoding glycosyltransferase family 4 protein → MKIGMLSEFYYPQPGGISEHLRALSRQLRLRGHEVQILTSNIRGNVVERDPGIRRLGRSLAVPYNGSLSRISLGWRLSRHFDRLLEEEQFDLVHIHNPYMPTLPLLALSRAKCPLVGTFHSNFSMDPLIWLFQRPLRRLLARQKAGIAVSEAARLAAEPLCPGEHPIIPNGVDFSFFEEIARQGGDSFSGLDSSKKKILFVGATVRRKGLPYLLKAFERLRQDRDDLELIVVGDGPDRRRIQRKIPQQLRDDIHFVGFVPRGKLAEYYASADIFCAPSLGQESFGMVLLEAMAAGLPVVGFDIEGYRDVVSHERDGLLVPPRDELALAEALDRLLATPEECIRFGRAGQLKAESMDWSRIAERVESVYYEVLGLSLHQEELPFESRAKSVGSS, encoded by the coding sequence GTGAAGATTGGGATGCTCAGTGAGTTTTACTACCCCCAGCCCGGGGGGATCAGCGAGCATCTGCGTGCCCTTTCGCGGCAACTTCGCCTGCGCGGTCACGAGGTTCAAATTCTCACCAGCAATATTCGCGGCAATGTGGTCGAAAGGGATCCCGGCATCCGCCGCTTGGGCCGCAGTCTTGCGGTTCCCTACAATGGAAGTCTTTCAAGAATTTCTCTGGGCTGGAGGCTGTCACGCCACTTCGACCGCCTTCTGGAAGAAGAGCAGTTTGACCTGGTCCATATCCACAATCCCTATATGCCGACACTTCCCCTGCTGGCCCTTTCGCGGGCGAAGTGTCCCCTGGTTGGCACCTTCCACAGCAACTTTTCCATGGATCCCCTGATCTGGCTCTTTCAGCGACCCCTGCGTCGTCTGCTGGCGCGTCAAAAAGCCGGGATTGCCGTCAGCGAAGCGGCCCGCCTCGCAGCGGAGCCGCTCTGCCCCGGAGAGCATCCGATCATTCCCAATGGCGTGGACTTTTCGTTTTTTGAGGAAATCGCCCGACAGGGGGGAGACAGTTTTTCGGGTCTGGATTCTTCGAAGAAGAAGATTCTATTCGTCGGTGCAACGGTTCGCCGCAAGGGATTGCCTTACCTACTCAAGGCCTTTGAGCGGCTTCGCCAGGACCGGGATGATCTGGAGCTGATCGTTGTGGGGGATGGCCCGGACCGCCGCAGGATCCAGCGAAAGATTCCCCAGCAACTGCGAGATGACATTCACTTCGTCGGCTTCGTGCCGAGAGGGAAGCTGGCCGAGTACTATGCCAGCGCCGACATCTTCTGTGCACCCAGTCTGGGGCAGGAGAGTTTCGGCATGGTCCTTCTGGAGGCCATGGCTGCCGGACTCCCTGTCGTGGGTTTTGACATCGAGGGTTACCGCGATGTGGTCAGCCATGAACGCGACGGGTTGCTTGTTCCTCCCCGCGATGAATTGGCTCTGGCCGAAGCTCTGGATCGTTTGCTTGCTACTCCGGAGGAGTGCATTCGCTTTGGGCGAGCCGGCCAGCTCAAGGCGGAGAGCATGGACTGGAGCCGGATCGCAGAGCGAGTAGAATCGGTCTACTACGAAGTGCTGGGCCTGTCTCTTCACCAGGAAGAGCTTCCCTTTGAATCTCGGGCCAAAAGCGTCGGGTCTTCCTAG